A genomic region of Candidatus Atribacteria bacterium contains the following coding sequences:
- the dnaX gene encoding DNA polymerase III subunit gamma/tau, whose amino-acid sequence MEYQSLYRKWRPQTFEEIIGQKHITQTLINAISLNRISHAYIFSGPRGVGKTTTARILAKSLNCEKGSTPHPCNKCERCIRITDGYSMDVIEIDGASNNGVDSIRELRNKVNFAPAEGKYKIYIIDEVHMLSQGAFNALLKTLEEPPVHVIFIFATTDPHKIPSTILSRCQWFNFRRISLTDLITKLKMIAKDEELNISDKTLNIIARSSTGSMRDAESTLDQIIAYCGKDITSKSVGEVLGVIEEEVFFEFIEAIIKNDTLKGIEIINRTSDLGADASQFIKNLMEFVHNLSLAKVCPEEILNYQGIFVEDRARLLKQSKIIKLEKLFNIVDYLSDAERKVRYIRRPWILLEMLVIKFTTEESYLLKEVERNKGEYFSEFSTRKDKLILGKKNGGIREKEPLKKNIQEKVKSKEDSSVKAKESPKNIELMQVWPTILERIRKTKIAVYSFIIANNLITIENDKLIIGFNEEYTFHKESLEKQNNKILLQELIKEESGRFLTIECIINNSNQEDSYLEVEQENKKKALEKRNENKQERAREEKDKLKKRNHGIIKDNILIKESLNLFEGTITEEK is encoded by the coding sequence ATGGAATACCAATCACTTTATCGCAAATGGCGGCCACAAACTTTTGAGGAAATAATTGGGCAAAAACATATCACCCAAACTTTAATTAACGCTATCTCCCTAAATAGAATTTCTCATGCTTATATTTTCTCTGGTCCAAGAGGAGTTGGAAAAACAACAACTGCTCGTATTTTAGCTAAATCATTAAACTGTGAAAAAGGTTCCACTCCTCATCCTTGCAATAAATGTGAAAGATGTATTAGAATTACCGATGGCTATTCTATGGATGTAATAGAGATTGACGGTGCCTCGAATAATGGAGTAGATAGCATTAGAGAATTAAGAAATAAAGTGAACTTTGCACCTGCAGAGGGGAAATATAAGATATATATTATTGATGAAGTACACATGTTATCCCAAGGTGCATTTAATGCTTTGTTGAAAACTCTGGAAGAGCCGCCCGTACACGTGATTTTTATTTTTGCTACTACCGACCCCCATAAAATTCCTAGTACTATTTTATCACGATGTCAGTGGTTTAATTTTAGAAGGATATCTTTAACGGATCTTATCACTAAATTAAAAATGATTGCAAAAGACGAAGAATTAAATATAAGTGATAAAACTTTAAATATAATAGCCAGAAGTTCGACAGGTTCAATGCGAGATGCTGAAAGTACTTTAGATCAGATTATTGCCTATTGTGGTAAGGATATAACTTCTAAAAGTGTCGGTGAGGTTTTGGGAGTAATTGAAGAAGAGGTTTTTTTTGAGTTTATAGAAGCAATAATAAAGAATGATACCCTTAAAGGGATAGAGATAATTAATCGTACATCTGATTTAGGAGCAGATGCTTCTCAATTCATAAAAAACTTGATGGAGTTTGTTCATAACTTATCTTTAGCTAAAGTTTGCCCAGAAGAAATACTAAATTATCAGGGAATATTCGTTGAAGACAGAGCACGTTTATTAAAGCAATCTAAAATAATTAAATTGGAAAAACTATTTAATATTGTTGATTATCTATCTGACGCAGAAAGAAAGGTAAGATATATTCGCCGTCCCTGGATTTTATTGGAAATGTTAGTAATCAAATTTACTACGGAGGAGAGTTATCTTTTAAAAGAGGTTGAGAGGAATAAAGGTGAATATTTCTCGGAATTCTCTACCAGGAAAGATAAATTGATATTAGGCAAGAAAAACGGAGGAATAAGAGAGAAAGAGCCACTAAAGAAAAACATTCAGGAAAAAGTAAAGAGCAAGGAAGATTCTTCTGTTAAAGCTAAAGAATCGCCTAAAAATATAGAATTGATGCAGGTATGGCCTACGATTTTAGAAAGGATAAGGAAGACTAAAATAGCAGTTTATTCTTTTATCATTGCAAACAATTTAATTACTATTGAAAATGATAAATTGATAATCGGTTTCAATGAGGAATATACCTTTCACAAAGAGAGTTTAGAAAAGCAAAATAACAAAATATTATTGCAGGAATTAATTAAAGAAGAAAGCGGTAGATTTTTGACAATAGAATGTATTATTAATAACAGCAACCAGGAAGATTCTTATTTAGAGGTTGAACAAGAAAACAAGAAGAAAGCCCTTGAAAAAAGAAACGAAAATAAGCAAGAAAGAGCAAGAGAAGAGAAAGATAAACTAAAAAAAAGGAATCATGGAATTATTAAAGATAATATATTAATTAAAGAATCCTTAAATTTA